Proteins from one Silurus meridionalis isolate SWU-2019-XX chromosome 3, ASM1480568v1, whole genome shotgun sequence genomic window:
- the snx4 gene encoding sorting nexin-4 → MRGRSNTTLRMMADSGSEDIAVVGNTDLTPSASENNIKNTMIEKGANLLKRVEISVAEAEKRTGKNAVNMQETYTVYLIETRPVDAASEGTSPAPETLWRRYSEFELLRNYLLVTYPFIVVPPLPEKRAEFVWHKLSADNMDPDFVERRRVGLENFLLRVASHPVLSTDKIFYSFLTEEQSWKEVVFETGFQAKADSRLKALNATFRVKNPDKRFADMKHYGDELQSVISQLLRVRARVADRLYGVYKVHGNYGRVFSEWSAIEREMGDGLQSAGHHMDAYAASVDDILEEEEHYADQLKEYLFYTEALRAVCRKHELCQFELEVAGQDLAAKKQQREELATGTVRTFSLKGMTSKLFGQETPEQREAKLKIVETQIEEGEEIVKERQTECEEFVNNAWVDIERFKEQKERDLKEALISYAIMQISMCKKGIQVWNNAKECFSKM, encoded by the exons ATGCGCGGGAGATCAAATACAACACTAAGGATGATGGCGGATTCGGGAAGTGAGGATATAGCAGTGGTGGGAAACACCGACCTGACTCCTTCAGCGTcagaaaacaacattaaaaacacg ATGATTGAAAAGGGTGCCAATCTTTTGAAACGGGTGGAGATTAGTGTAGCTGAGGCAGAGAAAAGAACCGGAAAAAATGCGGTCAACATGCAGGAAACCTACACGGTTTACCTCATTGAAACAAG GCCAGTGGATGCTGCATCTGAGGGAACCAGTCCTGCCCCTGAAACGCTGTGGAGGCGCTACAGCGAGTTCGAGCTTCTCAGAAATTACTTGCTGGTCACATATCCATTTATAGTTGTCCCACCTCTGCCTGAGAAACGC GCGGAATTCGTGTGGCACAAACTGTCTGCAGACAACATGGATCCGGACTTTGTGGAACGAAGAAGGGTGGGGCTTGAGAACTTCCTGCTCCGGGTTGCCTCTCACCCTGTTCTGTCCACGGACAAGATCTTTTACTCTTTTCTCACTGAG GAACAGAGCTGGAAGGAAGTTGTATTTGAGACTGGATTTCAGGCAAAG GCAGATTCGAGGTTGAAGGCTTTGAATGCAACCTTCAGAGTGAAGAATCCTGACAA gaggTTTGCAGATATGAAGCACTATGGAGATGAGCTCCAGTCTGTGATATCACAGCTGTTGCGTGTGCGAGCG AGAGTGGCTGACCGTCTTTACGGGGTCTACAAAGTGCATGGAAATTATGGCAGAGTCTTCAG TGAGTGGAGCGCGATTGAGCGAGAGATGGGAGATGGGCTGCAGAGTGCAGGACATCATATGGATGC GTATGCTGCTTCTGTAGATGACAtactggaggaggaggaacacTATGCTGACCAGCTGAAGGAATACCTGTTCTACACTGAGGCATTAAG GGCAGTGTGCAGGAAGCACGAGCTTTGTCAGTTTGAACTGGAGGTGGCAGGCCAGGATCTGGCCGCCAAGAAGCAACAGAGGGAGGAACTAGCTACTGGG ACAGTGCGAACCTTCTCTCTCAAGGGGATGACCAGTAAGCTGTTTGGCCAGGAGACTCCTGAGCAGAGGGAGGCAAAACTGAAAATTGTGGAAACCCAGATTGAGGAGGGGGAGGAGATTGTGAAAGAGAGACAAACCGAGTGCGA AGAGTTTGTGAATAATGCTTGGGTGGACATTGAGCGGTTCAAAGAGCAAAAAGAACGTGACCTTAAAGAAGCTCTCATCAGTTACGCCATCATGCAGATCAGCATGTGTAAAAAA GGAATTCAAGTGTGGAATAACGCTAAGGAGTGCTTTAGCAAGATGTAA
- the znf148 gene encoding zinc finger protein 148 isoform X1, producing MNIDDKLDGILIRCGTVNVHHSVQTLVTSGMDKRGGSLDISLGEKSLANQPLLADDDVEEDDEEDLAGGTLTSHNFISHDELIVQEETVKNYAVGEQKFSERLSHKPAYTLHMPVNIKQELKLSDPLILNKKDKKQEQDLTECHKKKKRKQRSPAKILTINEDGSLGHQNPKSHICEHCNAAFRTNYHLQRHVFIHTGEKPFQCSQCDMRFIQKYLLQRHEKIHTGEKPFRCDECGMRFIQKYHMERHKRTHSGEKPYQCDYCHQYFSRTDRVLKHRRMCHENKERKIQKAAAKDGLLRSTEALAFSNPPKESTLPKKKRQKSTDKNSTSVRNTSVTDKVGEGDEKKEVYRLGKNECFPLYDVATKVKDEYIVTEYSVELPDSSPGSRELTAGEASSDEITPPEIVLKKIASQKNVKQQPLEHSQPLSPLSSYEEGKVTRYTFEIVDNKGLLDVEPSPDLETVDPLQVGPTKPAGSSTNYDDAMQFLKKKRYLSATTINNSREYTLNVNSISTQPSVTQATVATVIDETVPATILSETQTLNVEIKASHEKNVFPDEVLQSLLDHYSTKINGQPEINFSVADTEVTSSISINSSDVSEGSPSEALGTSSQAPTAEKASLLQEYSKFLQQALERTSQNDSYLNSQSLAFVNDGASLGGQSLFSTDKQFGSPSRFRSGMNSPLRLDKPHFGLLVDSQHSFSFSGDETNPSSVSPTEDFLEQVSPKKTDAQGISQTFQIATFDQNFRSQFQTSRSGLSSQFSVSNGQVSIRSHGGADFPEFSLVNVTEARTQMSSSPDATSSHTFG from the exons ATGAACATCGATGACAAGTTGGATGGGATCCTGATTCGATGTGGCACTGTGAATGTCCACCACTCGGTGCAAACCTTAGTAACCTCTGGGATGGACAAACGAGGAGGAAGCTTGGATATATCTCTTGGAGAAAAGAGCTTGGCCAATCAACCCTTGCTTGCTGATGATGATGTCGAGGAAGATGACGAGGAAGATCTGGCTGGTGGGACGTTGACCTCACACAACTTCATTTCACACGACGAACTTATTGTTCAGGAGGAGACTGTGAAGAACTATGCAGTGGGAGAACAAAAGTTCTCTGAACGGCTTTCTCACAAGCCAGCATACACTCTACACATGCCT GTGAATATTAAACAGGAATTGAAGCTGTCGGACCCACTAATTCTCAATAAAAAGGACAAGAAACAGGAGCAGGATCTCACAGAATGtcacaaaaagaagaagaggaaacaGCGGTCTCCTGCGAAG ATTCTTACTATTAATGAAGATGGCTCACTGGGACACCAGAACCCGAAATCTCACATCTGTGAGCACTGCAACGCTGCTTTTCGAACAAATTACCATCTACAGAGACACGTCTTTATCCATACAG GGGAAAAACCTTTTCAGTGCAGTCAGTGCGACATGCGTTTTATTCAGAAGTACCTGCTGCAGAGACATGAGAAAATTCACACAG GAGAAAAGCCATTCCGATGTGATGAGTGTGGAatgagattcattcagaaatATCATATGGAGAGACACAAGAGGACACACAGTGGCGAGAAGCCCTATCAGTGTGATTACTGTCACCAG TACTTCTCCAGGACTGATAGAGTCCTGAAGCATAGACGGATGTGCCATGAGAACAAGGAGAGAAAGATCCAAAAAGCAGCTGCCAAAGATGGCCTTCTACGCAGCACAGAAGCACTTGCATTCTCCAACCCACCCAAGGAGAGCACTCTACCTAAGAAAAAGCGGCAGAAGTCCACCGATAAGAACAGTACCTCAGTCCGAAACACTTCTGTCACAGACAAAGTTGGGGAGGGTGATGAGAAAAAGGAAGTGTACAGACTTGgtaaaaatgaatgttttccCCTATATGATGTTGCCACCAAGGTAAAGGATGAGTATATAGTGACAGAATATTCTGTTGAACTCCCAGATTCTTCTCCAGGTAGCAGGGAACTTACTGCTGGTGAGGCATCTTCTGATGAGATCACACCTCCAGAGATAGTGCTGAAGAAGATTGCTAGCCAAAAGAATGTTAAGCAGCAGCCTTTAGAACATTCACAGCCTTTGTCACCACTGTCATCATACGAAGAGGGAAAAGTCACAAGATATACATTTGAAATTGTTGATAACAAGGGCCTTTTGGATGTAGAGCCAAGCCCTGACTTGGAGACTGTCGATCCGCTTCAGGTGGGGCCCACAAAGCCAGCTGGCAGCAGCACAAACTATGATGACGCCATGCAGTTTCTCAAAAAGAAGCGCTACCTCTCTGCGACCACGATTAATAACAGTCGGGAATACACCCTGAATGTGAACAGCATCTCCACACAGCCCTCAGTTACTCAGGCAACCGTGGCCACTGTCATAGATGAGACTGTCCCTGCCACAATTCTGTCCGAGACTCAGACCCTGAATGTGGAGATCAAGGCGAGCCACGAGAAGAATGTGTTCCCTGATGAGGTTCTGCAGTCGCTCCTAGATCACTATTCCACTAAGATCAATGGACAGCCTGAGATCAACTTCAGTGTAGCAGACACAGAAGTGACTTCCAGCATCTCTATCAATTCATCTGATGTTTCAGAGGGTAGCCCTAGTGAGGCATTGGGCACTAGTTCCCAAGCACCCACTGCGGAGAAGGCTAGTCTTCTGCAAGAGTATTCAAAGTTTCTCCAACAAGCGTTGGAGAGGACCAGTCAGAATGACAGCTACCTGAACAGCCAGAGCTTAGCGTTTGTGAATGATGGTGCAAGTCTTGGTGGGCAGTCTTTATTTTCTACAGACAAACAGTTTGGTTCTCCGAGTCGGTTTAGGTCGGGTATGAATTCTCCCCTGAGACTGGATAAACCACACTTCGGTCTTTTAGTAGATTCCCAacactcattttcattttcGGGCGACGAAACCAACCCCTCCTCAGTGTCACCAACTGAGGACTTTCTGGAGCAGGTGTCCCCCAAAAAGACAGACGCTCAGGGCATCAGTCAAACTTTTCAGATTGCCACTTTTGACCAGAACTTCCGATCCCAGTTCCAGACCTCACGATCTGGACTGTCTTCACAATTTAGTGTTTCCAATGGACAGGTCAGCATAAGAAGTCACGGAGGAGCGGACTTTCCAGAATTCTCTCTTGTGAACGTTACTGAAGCCAGAACTCAAATGAGCTCCTCTCCAGATGCTACAAGCAGCC
- the znf148 gene encoding zinc finger protein 148 isoform X2 — protein MNIDDKLDGILIRCGTVNVHHSVQTLVTSGMDKRGGSLDISLGEKSLANQPLLADDDVEEDDEEDLAGGTLTSHNFISHDELIVQEETVKNYAVGEQKFSERLSHKPAYTLHMPVNIKQELKLSDPLILNKKDKKQEQDLTECHKKKKRKQRSPAKILTINEDGSLGHQNPKSHICEHCNAAFRTNYHLQRHVFIHTGEKPFQCSQCDMRFIQKYLLQRHEKIHTGEKPFRCDECGMRFIQKYHMERHKRTHSGEKPYQCDYCHQYFSRTDRVLKHRRMCHENKERKIQKAAAKDGLLRSTEALAFSNPPKESTLPKKKRQKSTDKNSTSVRNTSVTDKVGEGDEKKEVYRLDSSPGSRELTAGEASSDEITPPEIVLKKIASQKNVKQQPLEHSQPLSPLSSYEEGKVTRYTFEIVDNKGLLDVEPSPDLETVDPLQVGPTKPAGSSTNYDDAMQFLKKKRYLSATTINNSREYTLNVNSISTQPSVTQATVATVIDETVPATILSETQTLNVEIKASHEKNVFPDEVLQSLLDHYSTKINGQPEINFSVADTEVTSSISINSSDVSEGSPSEALGTSSQAPTAEKASLLQEYSKFLQQALERTSQNDSYLNSQSLAFVNDGASLGGQSLFSTDKQFGSPSRFRSGMNSPLRLDKPHFGLLVDSQHSFSFSGDETNPSSVSPTEDFLEQVSPKKTDAQGISQTFQIATFDQNFRSQFQTSRSGLSSQFSVSNGQVSIRSHGGADFPEFSLVNVTEARTQMSSSPDATSSHTFG, from the exons ATGAACATCGATGACAAGTTGGATGGGATCCTGATTCGATGTGGCACTGTGAATGTCCACCACTCGGTGCAAACCTTAGTAACCTCTGGGATGGACAAACGAGGAGGAAGCTTGGATATATCTCTTGGAGAAAAGAGCTTGGCCAATCAACCCTTGCTTGCTGATGATGATGTCGAGGAAGATGACGAGGAAGATCTGGCTGGTGGGACGTTGACCTCACACAACTTCATTTCACACGACGAACTTATTGTTCAGGAGGAGACTGTGAAGAACTATGCAGTGGGAGAACAAAAGTTCTCTGAACGGCTTTCTCACAAGCCAGCATACACTCTACACATGCCT GTGAATATTAAACAGGAATTGAAGCTGTCGGACCCACTAATTCTCAATAAAAAGGACAAGAAACAGGAGCAGGATCTCACAGAATGtcacaaaaagaagaagaggaaacaGCGGTCTCCTGCGAAG ATTCTTACTATTAATGAAGATGGCTCACTGGGACACCAGAACCCGAAATCTCACATCTGTGAGCACTGCAACGCTGCTTTTCGAACAAATTACCATCTACAGAGACACGTCTTTATCCATACAG GGGAAAAACCTTTTCAGTGCAGTCAGTGCGACATGCGTTTTATTCAGAAGTACCTGCTGCAGAGACATGAGAAAATTCACACAG GAGAAAAGCCATTCCGATGTGATGAGTGTGGAatgagattcattcagaaatATCATATGGAGAGACACAAGAGGACACACAGTGGCGAGAAGCCCTATCAGTGTGATTACTGTCACCAG TACTTCTCCAGGACTGATAGAGTCCTGAAGCATAGACGGATGTGCCATGAGAACAAGGAGAGAAAGATCCAAAAAGCAGCTGCCAAAGATGGCCTTCTACGCAGCACAGAAGCACTTGCATTCTCCAACCCACCCAAGGAGAGCACTCTACCTAAGAAAAAGCGGCAGAAGTCCACCGATAAGAACAGTACCTCAGTCCGAAACACTTCTGTCACAGACAAAGTTGGGGAGGGTGATGAGAAAAAGGAAGTGTACAGACTTG ATTCTTCTCCAGGTAGCAGGGAACTTACTGCTGGTGAGGCATCTTCTGATGAGATCACACCTCCAGAGATAGTGCTGAAGAAGATTGCTAGCCAAAAGAATGTTAAGCAGCAGCCTTTAGAACATTCACAGCCTTTGTCACCACTGTCATCATACGAAGAGGGAAAAGTCACAAGATATACATTTGAAATTGTTGATAACAAGGGCCTTTTGGATGTAGAGCCAAGCCCTGACTTGGAGACTGTCGATCCGCTTCAGGTGGGGCCCACAAAGCCAGCTGGCAGCAGCACAAACTATGATGACGCCATGCAGTTTCTCAAAAAGAAGCGCTACCTCTCTGCGACCACGATTAATAACAGTCGGGAATACACCCTGAATGTGAACAGCATCTCCACACAGCCCTCAGTTACTCAGGCAACCGTGGCCACTGTCATAGATGAGACTGTCCCTGCCACAATTCTGTCCGAGACTCAGACCCTGAATGTGGAGATCAAGGCGAGCCACGAGAAGAATGTGTTCCCTGATGAGGTTCTGCAGTCGCTCCTAGATCACTATTCCACTAAGATCAATGGACAGCCTGAGATCAACTTCAGTGTAGCAGACACAGAAGTGACTTCCAGCATCTCTATCAATTCATCTGATGTTTCAGAGGGTAGCCCTAGTGAGGCATTGGGCACTAGTTCCCAAGCACCCACTGCGGAGAAGGCTAGTCTTCTGCAAGAGTATTCAAAGTTTCTCCAACAAGCGTTGGAGAGGACCAGTCAGAATGACAGCTACCTGAACAGCCAGAGCTTAGCGTTTGTGAATGATGGTGCAAGTCTTGGTGGGCAGTCTTTATTTTCTACAGACAAACAGTTTGGTTCTCCGAGTCGGTTTAGGTCGGGTATGAATTCTCCCCTGAGACTGGATAAACCACACTTCGGTCTTTTAGTAGATTCCCAacactcattttcattttcGGGCGACGAAACCAACCCCTCCTCAGTGTCACCAACTGAGGACTTTCTGGAGCAGGTGTCCCCCAAAAAGACAGACGCTCAGGGCATCAGTCAAACTTTTCAGATTGCCACTTTTGACCAGAACTTCCGATCCCAGTTCCAGACCTCACGATCTGGACTGTCTTCACAATTTAGTGTTTCCAATGGACAGGTCAGCATAAGAAGTCACGGAGGAGCGGACTTTCCAGAATTCTCTCTTGTGAACGTTACTGAAGCCAGAACTCAAATGAGCTCCTCTCCAGATGCTACAAGCAGCC